The Brevibacillus brevis genome contains a region encoding:
- a CDS encoding citrate synthase/methylcitrate synthase produces the protein MTKQHPLAIGLDGIAVAETDLSLVDGINGLLVYRGHWARDLAIHHTFEEVAHLLWFGHLPSEQELTDLKDKLKANRELPEHVKGILKLIPADVDMMSVLRTGVSALGSSSHGFPPTIDEVISLAAKMPTIVAYRFACLEGREPLAPNPELDHTANYLYMLKGVKPNAAHVRALDAYLILTQEHGMNASTFSGRVVSSTESDLISSITAAIGTLKGPLHGGAPSEVTEMIEAIGTKENAEPWLRNKLESGGRLMGFGHRVYKTIDPRATALRVVASELSSNDPWFDLATHVEKVGLQLLEEYKPGRKLNTNVEFFAAAVMRAVGLDDNLFTPTFAVSRVIGWSAHILEQAGKNRIIRPQSNYIGTMPE, from the coding sequence ATGACAAAACAACATCCTTTGGCTATCGGCTTGGATGGTATCGCCGTAGCAGAAACAGACCTTAGTTTGGTGGATGGGATTAATGGACTGCTGGTATATCGCGGTCATTGGGCGCGTGATTTGGCTATTCACCACACATTTGAGGAAGTGGCACACCTGCTCTGGTTCGGACATTTGCCCAGCGAGCAGGAGTTGACGGATTTAAAAGATAAGCTCAAAGCAAACCGTGAGCTGCCGGAGCATGTAAAGGGAATCCTGAAGCTGATCCCGGCAGATGTAGATATGATGAGTGTACTGCGTACAGGTGTTTCGGCGCTGGGCAGTTCCTCGCATGGCTTCCCGCCGACTATTGATGAAGTTATTTCGCTGGCTGCCAAGATGCCGACAATCGTTGCGTATCGCTTCGCTTGTCTGGAAGGCCGCGAACCGTTGGCACCGAATCCGGAGCTGGATCATACAGCGAACTATCTGTATATGCTCAAGGGCGTAAAGCCGAATGCGGCACATGTACGTGCACTGGATGCGTACCTGATTTTGACGCAGGAGCATGGCATGAATGCATCGACATTCTCCGGTCGTGTCGTCAGCTCGACCGAATCCGATTTGATTTCTTCCATTACGGCCGCAATCGGAACCCTGAAAGGTCCTTTGCACGGTGGAGCACCTTCTGAAGTGACGGAGATGATCGAGGCGATCGGCACGAAGGAAAATGCAGAGCCGTGGCTGCGCAACAAGCTGGAGAGCGGCGGACGTTTGATGGGCTTCGGACACCGCGTCTATAAAACGATTGATCCGCGTGCAACTGCTCTGCGCGTCGTTGCATCCGAGCTGTCATCCAACGATCCGTGGTTCGATCTGGCGACACACGTAGAAAAAGTAGGCTTGCAGCTGCTGGAAGAGTACAAACCAGGCCGCAAGCTGAATACAAACGTAGAATTTTTTGCAGCAGCTGTCATGCGCGCGGTGGGCTTGGACGACAATTTGTTTACACCGACATTTGCCGTGAGCCGTGTGATCGGTTGGAGTGCGCACATTCTGGAGCAGGCAGGCAAAAACCGCATTATTCGTCCGCAATCCAATTACATTGGCACGATGCCAGAATAA
- a CDS encoding MFS transporter, with protein sequence MEATKTQQNREILIRILMFTLVISSMSALVFNIALPEISKEFGLSIAQVSWLSTAYGLLYAIGTVTYGKLADRYKLKNLLTFGLLVFTAGSFFGLVSDSFAMALFGRCLQAVGAAVIPATAMLIPLRYFPPERRGSVLGRTAVGLALGGALGPVVAALIVSFAHWRWLFSIPLLILLTLPFYRKYLEDEEITSGGKFDWVGGSLLAISVTSLLLGVTNGSWWFALASLVTLLLFVVRIRSVADPFVQPKVFANKQYTIGILMAFLINGMGISLYYLSPLLLAQVQQLSTSWIGFVMVPAAIASALLGRVGGKLADRRGNAFLYFVASSLLIGCFGLLSTFTSASVIGIALFLILGNVGQSFMQISMANSISRTLTKEQAGVGMGIFSMLSFISMGIASAVYSKVIDLGANTNWNPVNPYTSGFIYSNIYLMMALMHVCLMVFYYFQFGRAKRQSLLADS encoded by the coding sequence ATGGAAGCGACAAAAACGCAGCAAAACAGGGAAATATTAATCCGGATCTTGATGTTTACCTTGGTCATATCATCCATGAGTGCTTTGGTGTTTAACATTGCACTCCCCGAAATTAGCAAGGAGTTTGGTTTGAGCATAGCGCAGGTGAGCTGGCTATCGACCGCATATGGATTGTTATACGCGATCGGAACCGTGACGTATGGCAAGCTGGCGGATCGATACAAGCTCAAGAATTTGTTGACGTTTGGACTTTTGGTGTTTACGGCTGGCTCGTTTTTCGGTTTGGTCTCCGATTCCTTTGCGATGGCCCTTTTCGGAAGATGCTTGCAGGCAGTAGGGGCGGCTGTCATTCCGGCTACTGCGATGCTCATTCCTTTGCGATACTTCCCGCCTGAGCGCAGGGGTTCTGTTTTGGGAAGAACGGCAGTAGGATTGGCGCTTGGCGGTGCGCTCGGTCCTGTGGTCGCGGCGTTAATCGTCAGCTTTGCCCATTGGCGCTGGCTGTTTTCCATACCGCTCTTGATCTTGCTTACGCTGCCTTTCTACCGCAAATACTTGGAGGATGAAGAGATTACGTCTGGTGGGAAGTTTGATTGGGTGGGCGGCTCTTTACTCGCGATCAGCGTGACGTCATTGCTTTTGGGAGTAACCAATGGATCGTGGTGGTTTGCATTGGCGAGTTTGGTTACTTTGCTCCTGTTCGTCGTACGAATTCGTTCGGTAGCCGATCCATTTGTACAGCCGAAGGTTTTTGCCAACAAGCAGTATACAATCGGGATTCTGATGGCATTTCTCATAAATGGAATGGGGATATCGCTTTATTATCTCAGTCCGCTGCTCTTGGCTCAGGTGCAGCAGCTATCGACGAGCTGGATCGGCTTTGTGATGGTTCCAGCGGCCATCGCTTCGGCATTGCTTGGTCGCGTGGGAGGAAAGCTCGCGGACAGGCGGGGGAATGCTTTTCTGTATTTTGTTGCGTCTAGCTTACTGATTGGCTGCTTTGGCTTGCTGTCTACTTTCACAAGCGCCTCGGTTATCGGCATTGCACTCTTCTTGATCTTAGGCAATGTGGGGCAGTCTTTTATGCAAATTTCAATGGCGAACTCGATCTCGAGGACGTTGACGAAGGAGCAGGCGGGAGTAGGCATGGGGATCTTTTCGATGCTGAGCTTCATTTCCATGGGGATCGCGTCTGCGGTATACAGCAAGGTTATCGATCTTGGCGCGAATACCAATTGGAACCCGGTGAATCCGTATACGAGCGGCTTCATTTACAGCAATATTTATTTGATGATGGCCCTGATGCACGTGTGTCTTATGGTCTTCTACTACTTTCAGTTCGGTAGGGCCAAGAGACAAAGCCTTCTGGCGGATAGCTGA
- a CDS encoding DUF418 domain-containing protein translates to MTNMQAEPITQKDRIYSIDIVRGLALFGILLVNLPGFILYSEDVRMPIEAGIDAWIRLSYDLFIQTKFFGIFSFLFGLGFYIFMSRAEQRGQKVFRLFSRRLFAMFFIGVIHVIIWFGDILTVYALLGFLLMPFYRRKPSTILAWAASLGGLYMLTQGVALVQTLNGQEIFPFIASLQTTLIPIFVMFLFGLYAGKRGLIAQICEHKPLLKRIAATTLVISLPIAAGIVWASGVVFGPKLEQVNKILVDLSTLPMALCLLASLFLLLDRESVRKVLQPFAYTGQMGLTTYLGQTVIMTILIPLFGITAMPLSSWFLLALPIYAFQLLASWLWLKRFNQGPMEKLWRFLTYGRKKKTVPAPAN, encoded by the coding sequence ATGACGAATATGCAGGCTGAACCAATCACACAGAAGGATCGGATTTATTCCATTGATATTGTAAGGGGATTGGCATTGTTCGGGATTTTGCTGGTGAACTTGCCAGGCTTTATCTTGTATTCGGAAGACGTTCGAATGCCAATAGAGGCAGGGATCGATGCATGGATTCGCTTGAGCTATGATTTATTTATTCAGACGAAATTTTTCGGGATCTTTTCGTTTCTGTTTGGCTTGGGTTTTTACATTTTCATGTCACGGGCTGAACAGCGTGGACAAAAAGTATTTCGTCTCTTCAGCAGACGGTTGTTCGCGATGTTTTTCATTGGTGTGATTCACGTCATTATTTGGTTTGGAGATATTTTGACGGTGTATGCACTCCTCGGCTTTTTACTCATGCCTTTTTATCGAAGAAAGCCATCTACCATTCTAGCATGGGCAGCCAGTCTGGGAGGACTGTACATGCTCACTCAAGGCGTGGCGCTCGTACAGACGCTCAATGGTCAAGAAATCTTTCCGTTTATTGCATCATTGCAGACGACACTGATACCGATTTTCGTGATGTTCCTGTTTGGTTTGTATGCGGGAAAACGCGGATTGATTGCTCAAATTTGCGAGCATAAACCATTGTTGAAACGAATCGCTGCTACTACTCTTGTAATCAGTCTTCCGATCGCAGCAGGTATTGTTTGGGCTAGCGGTGTCGTATTTGGTCCAAAGCTTGAACAGGTGAACAAAATATTGGTTGATCTGAGTACGCTGCCTATGGCGCTGTGCTTGTTAGCCAGCTTGTTTCTGTTGCTGGATCGTGAGTCGGTGAGGAAAGTTCTCCAGCCGTTTGCCTACACGGGACAAATGGGGTTAACGACTTATTTGGGTCAGACCGTCATCATGACCATTCTGATTCCTTTGTTCGGTATTACGGCCATGCCGCTCTCTTCTTGGTTTTTGCTCGCGTTGCCGATCTATGCGTTTCAATTACTCGCAAGCTGGCTGTGGCTGAAGCGTTTTAATCAGGGGCCGATGGAAAAGCTGTGGCGCTTCCTGACGTACGGACGCAAAAAGAAGACGGTTCCAGCTCCTGCTAACTGA
- a CDS encoding HAD-IIB family hydrolase has product MKFIFDLDGTICFKGQPISTNILDSLLALEQAGHTVGFASARPCRDMLPVLDERFANHLLIGANGAMTHHQGSLQGCVPIPDRLAHEIISILEDYRAQYFIDDSWNYAHNCVSTHPFLSYVDPNRTASRVDVDQLNAVLKILILSCDRYEELMARIKELDVTLHYHSAEGILDLTYRGVNKWAALSRFDVPGEPFICFGNDMNDLPLFEKAHHSVLIGEYEPLLAWAKEKITVDEQVEPSIIAKLRELGEKYELALP; this is encoded by the coding sequence ATGAAGTTCATTTTTGATCTGGACGGGACGATCTGTTTCAAGGGTCAGCCGATCTCAACAAACATTTTGGATAGCCTGCTTGCACTCGAACAAGCGGGACATACGGTAGGTTTCGCCTCTGCAAGACCGTGTCGTGACATGCTGCCTGTCCTCGATGAGCGGTTTGCCAATCATCTCCTCATTGGCGCGAATGGAGCGATGACACATCACCAAGGGAGCTTGCAGGGCTGCGTGCCGATCCCGGATCGTTTGGCACATGAAATCATCAGCATTCTCGAGGATTATCGCGCGCAGTATTTTATCGATGACTCGTGGAACTACGCACATAATTGTGTGTCTACCCATCCTTTTTTGAGCTATGTCGATCCCAATCGGACAGCCAGCCGCGTGGACGTGGATCAACTGAATGCCGTGCTGAAAATCCTGATTTTATCATGTGACCGTTATGAAGAATTGATGGCGAGAATCAAGGAACTCGACGTCACGCTACATTATCATTCGGCAGAAGGCATTCTCGATCTTACGTATCGGGGAGTGAACAAATGGGCTGCCCTGAGTCGGTTCGATGTGCCAGGAGAGCCGTTCATCTGCTTTGGCAATGACATGAATGATTTGCCGCTGTTTGAAAAAGCACATCATTCCGTATTAATTGGCGAATATGAACCGCTGCTTGCATGGGCAAAGGAAAAAATCACTGTGGATGAACAGGTGGAGCCATCCATTATCGCAAAATTGCGAGAGCTGGGCGAGAAGTATGAGTTAGCTCTTCCGTAA
- a CDS encoding NADH:flavin oxidoreductase/NADH oxidase produces MALLSTPFQFKGLSLKNRIVMPPMCQYSVDAHDGTPTDWHFVHYVSRAVGGTGLIIVEMTDVEPDGRISNGDLGLWSDEQIPAYARIVSEVQKYGAKIGIQIAHAGRKAEDAEVPVSASAIAFPGARYKTPRALTTEEVKQMVVKFQDSARRAVEAGFDTIEIHGAHGYLIHQFHSPLTNQRDDEYGRDKALFGVEIIQAIKEVMPADMPLIMRVSAVEYVDGGYGLDYSTELCRRYKEAGVDIFHISSGGEGPIGSAGRPGVHPGYQVPLARAIKQALDVPVIAVGNLDDPKVAEASIGNGDTDLVAVGRGMLRDPYWALHAIHEMSADELQPPKQYSRAF; encoded by the coding sequence ATGGCGTTGTTGTCTACCCCGTTTCAGTTTAAAGGACTTAGCTTGAAAAATCGGATTGTCATGCCGCCGATGTGCCAATACTCTGTGGATGCACACGATGGAACACCGACAGACTGGCATTTTGTTCATTACGTTTCTCGTGCCGTAGGGGGAACAGGTCTCATTATCGTGGAAATGACCGATGTCGAGCCTGATGGCAGAATTTCCAACGGCGATTTGGGCTTGTGGTCTGACGAGCAGATTCCGGCGTATGCGCGGATTGTCTCCGAGGTTCAAAAGTATGGGGCCAAAATTGGCATACAGATTGCTCATGCAGGCCGCAAAGCGGAAGACGCCGAAGTGCCTGTATCGGCATCTGCGATTGCTTTCCCAGGGGCGCGCTACAAAACGCCACGGGCTTTGACGACAGAAGAAGTCAAGCAAATGGTCGTCAAGTTCCAGGACTCAGCGAGACGTGCGGTGGAAGCCGGGTTTGACACCATTGAAATCCACGGTGCGCACGGATACTTGATTCACCAGTTCCACTCCCCTTTGACGAATCAGCGAGACGATGAGTACGGGCGGGATAAAGCGCTGTTTGGCGTGGAAATTATTCAGGCAATCAAAGAGGTCATGCCAGCTGACATGCCGCTGATCATGCGCGTCTCTGCCGTGGAGTACGTGGATGGAGGATATGGGCTGGATTACAGCACGGAGCTTTGCCGCCGTTACAAGGAAGCAGGCGTGGATATTTTCCATATATCCAGTGGCGGGGAAGGACCGATTGGTTCAGCAGGCCGTCCAGGTGTTCATCCTGGCTATCAAGTTCCATTGGCACGCGCGATTAAACAGGCATTGGATGTACCAGTCATTGCAGTCGGCAACCTCGATGATCCAAAAGTGGCGGAAGCATCGATTGGCAATGGCGATACGGATCTGGTAGCAGTCGGACGCGGCATGCTGCGTGACCCTTATTGGGCACTGCATGCGATTCATGAGATGTCGGCGGATGAGTTGCAGCCACCAAAGCAATATTCAAGAGCGTTTTAA
- a CDS encoding TetR/AcrR family transcriptional regulator, whose amino-acid sequence MRIAMSSKNLTSSEKLMIAAIDLIAERGYNGVTTQEIATAAGLSEKTLFRHFGSKRNLLESAFDRFHYTEGLTKLFAEKLVWDLREDLLLISRTYHEMMNRNRKMILISIKDEAHLPGFRERTQKHPRQLMVLFTDYFKEMGKKGKMIQTNPEAQATAFMVMNFGAFLNDLDGISNFSGVSLDAFIEESVEVFARGLTP is encoded by the coding sequence ATGAGGATAGCGATGAGCAGCAAAAATCTTACAAGCAGCGAAAAACTGATGATAGCCGCAATCGATCTCATCGCGGAAAGAGGCTACAACGGCGTAACCACGCAAGAAATTGCCACTGCGGCAGGGTTGAGTGAGAAGACGTTGTTTCGTCACTTCGGCAGCAAGCGGAATTTGCTCGAAAGCGCCTTTGACCGTTTTCATTACACGGAAGGACTGACAAAGCTTTTCGCGGAGAAGCTTGTGTGGGATTTGCGCGAGGATTTGCTTTTGATCAGCCGAACGTATCACGAAATGATGAACCGTAATCGGAAAATGATTTTGATTAGTATTAAGGATGAGGCTCATTTGCCCGGATTCCGCGAGCGGACCCAAAAGCACCCGCGACAGTTGATGGTACTGTTTACAGATTACTTCAAAGAGATGGGCAAAAAAGGCAAGATGATCCAAACGAATCCTGAGGCACAGGCGACAGCCTTCATGGTCATGAATTTCGGGGCGTTTTTAAACGATCTGGACGGCATTAGCAATTTTTCAGGGGTATCTCTGGATGCATTTATCGAAGAGAGTGTAGAGGTTTTTGCTAGGGGTTTGACTCCCTAG
- a CDS encoding M24 family metallopeptidase has protein sequence MMNPLLEKRHRALREAETKAEFLFATIEEKGIIRSGVTEKDINKEIYELAFQLFGIKKYWHKRIVRAGRNTLFPYRENPPNLTVAPEDIVFLDFGPIFEDWEADLGRTYVLGNDPVKHKLRDDIEKAWDEGKAYFLSKPDITSSELFTYMCELAKVYGWEYGGPHAGHLIGEFPHEKIQGDDIVNYIHPDNHKPMREPDHNGHPRDWILEVHFIDREREIGGFVEKLLTVE, from the coding sequence ATGATGAATCCATTGTTGGAGAAGAGACATCGGGCTCTGCGCGAAGCAGAGACCAAAGCTGAGTTTTTATTTGCCACTATCGAAGAGAAGGGCATCATTCGCAGCGGTGTGACGGAAAAAGATATCAACAAGGAGATTTACGAGCTGGCCTTTCAATTGTTCGGGATCAAAAAATATTGGCATAAGCGAATTGTGCGAGCGGGGAGAAACACGCTGTTTCCGTACCGAGAAAATCCACCGAACTTGACTGTCGCTCCCGAAGATATTGTCTTTCTCGATTTCGGGCCCATTTTTGAAGACTGGGAAGCCGATCTCGGGCGGACGTATGTGCTTGGAAATGATCCGGTAAAACACAAGCTGCGCGACGATATTGAAAAAGCGTGGGACGAGGGCAAGGCTTACTTTTTGTCCAAGCCTGATATAACAAGCAGCGAGCTGTTTACCTACATGTGCGAGCTTGCCAAAGTATACGGCTGGGAGTACGGTGGTCCGCACGCCGGGCATCTCATCGGTGAATTCCCGCATGAAAAAATTCAAGGGGATGATATCGTCAACTATATTCATCCTGACAATCACAAGCCAATGAGAGAGCCGGATCATAACGGACACCCGCGCGATTGGATCTTGGAGGTTCATTTTATTGATCGGGAACGGGAAATTGGGGGCTTTGTGGAGAAGCTGTTGACGGTGGAGTAA
- the pdxR gene encoding MocR-like pyridoxine biosynthesis transcription factor PdxR — protein sequence MRELSAICFTEGEPLFIQIYHFIKDEILRNQITYEEFLPSIRSCAQSLAVSKNTVEVAYQLLVSEGYVSSIPKKGYQVTYKAGPPSGQHPAEREDSRIPSIRYDFRYGNIELGAFPFHPWNKLRNKLISCHQRTYMVEGLAQGEYVLRKELSKLLHETRGVLATPEQIIIGATPQQLVSIVVQLLDREKHVIGVENPGYDGARNTFLNGGYLVHGISLEADGVSIEELRQSGASIMYVSPSQQFINKMTMPLEKRNQLTLWAQSLSHAYLVEDDYEWEFKYQESYIPSIQSLSPQKVVYIGRLSKALLPLVNVSYVVLPYELLSRFHQRMPEYDQPVSRLDQLTLAAYLSDGYWHRHLQHMRKNYAEKREVFLQAVARYMDGRVEIEGKDTGLHVFLTVKSQRTEAELMERAYQKGVKVYGTARYWLHDTREHPTVLLGYGALTPDDIQEGIRLLASAWFE from the coding sequence TTGCGAGAGCTTTCTGCCATATGTTTTACAGAGGGAGAACCACTGTTCATCCAAATCTATCACTTTATCAAAGACGAAATATTGCGTAACCAAATCACGTATGAAGAGTTTCTCCCCTCGATTAGAAGCTGTGCCCAGTCGCTTGCTGTCAGCAAAAACACGGTGGAAGTTGCCTATCAGCTACTGGTATCGGAAGGGTACGTCAGCAGTATTCCGAAAAAAGGGTATCAGGTGACGTACAAGGCAGGACCTCCTTCGGGGCAACATCCAGCGGAGCGAGAAGACTCTCGTATACCATCGATTCGCTATGACTTTCGCTACGGCAACATCGAGCTCGGGGCATTCCCTTTTCATCCGTGGAATAAGCTGCGCAACAAGCTCATTTCCTGCCATCAGCGCACGTATATGGTGGAGGGACTGGCTCAAGGCGAATACGTCTTGCGAAAGGAACTCTCGAAATTGCTGCATGAAACGAGAGGAGTCCTCGCTACGCCAGAGCAGATCATTATTGGAGCTACCCCGCAACAGTTAGTGTCGATTGTCGTCCAGCTTTTGGACAGAGAGAAGCATGTGATTGGCGTAGAAAATCCGGGCTATGATGGTGCGAGAAATACGTTTCTCAACGGTGGCTACCTTGTACACGGCATTTCCTTGGAGGCAGACGGTGTATCCATCGAAGAGCTGAGGCAAAGCGGGGCAAGCATCATGTACGTGAGTCCTTCTCAGCAATTCATCAACAAAATGACGATGCCTTTGGAGAAAAGAAACCAATTGACCTTATGGGCGCAATCCTTATCGCATGCTTATCTGGTGGAGGATGACTACGAATGGGAGTTCAAATATCAAGAGAGCTACATCCCTTCGATCCAGAGTCTGTCACCCCAAAAGGTTGTCTACATTGGGAGGCTCTCCAAAGCATTGCTGCCACTCGTAAACGTCAGCTACGTCGTCCTTCCCTATGAGCTGTTATCGCGTTTTCACCAGCGTATGCCTGAATACGATCAGCCTGTTTCCCGCTTGGACCAGTTGACGCTAGCGGCGTATTTGTCTGATGGCTATTGGCATAGACACTTGCAGCACATGCGAAAAAACTACGCGGAAAAGCGAGAGGTGTTTCTTCAGGCAGTCGCTCGTTACATGGACGGACGTGTGGAAATAGAAGGGAAGGATACAGGGCTGCATGTATTTTTGACCGTAAAAAGCCAGCGTACAGAAGCGGAACTCATGGAGCGTGCCTATCAGAAAGGTGTAAAAGTCTACGGAACTGCCCGATACTGGCTGCATGATACAAGGGAGCATCCGACGGTATTGCTAGGGTACGGAGCATTAACTCCCGACGATATTCAGGAGGGCATTCGGTTGTTGGCTAGTGCCTGGTTCGAGTAA
- a CDS encoding Rossmann-fold NAD(P)-binding domain-containing protein codes for MAALIGDGHARKTYTLTGPEVLTVFDKVRILGEAIGRDIQFFELTEDQARERMREQGAPEDAIDFVLGWYANPPKSAYTVVPTVEQVTGRPARTFAQWASEHVPYFKKT; via the coding sequence GTGGCCGCATTAATCGGTGATGGTCACGCCAGGAAAACCTACACGCTGACGGGTCCAGAGGTACTGACAGTGTTCGATAAGGTTCGGATTCTTGGTGAAGCGATCGGCAGGGATATCCAGTTTTTCGAGCTTACCGAAGATCAGGCACGCGAACGTATGCGAGAGCAGGGAGCGCCAGAGGACGCCATCGATTTCGTCTTAGGATGGTATGCCAACCCTCCAAAATCTGCGTACACAGTGGTTCCGACCGTCGAGCAGGTCACTGGTCGTCCAGCACGAACCTTCGCCCAGTGGGCATCTGAACACGTGCCATATTTTAAAAAAACATAA
- a CDS encoding LysR family transcriptional regulator: MDFRVLQTFMVAATTENFHQTAEALFIAQPTVSQHIRQLEKELGIKLFERVGKRVRLTAAGKRYLPHAKGLLQQWHNSMEDLQAWRQGYREKLQLAVSPIIARARFSHLLHRYTKLYPDVDISIKIVDSVEIGPLVQNGQADLGLTRMVPGEFQLSTYLLYEDPVVFAVPHSGGDMEAPLPDWEQEVQSNRLLTHNHPGYWDELLLLLRQRGLSLRTMAVSQVDITKRFIEDGLGVSFLPRTAVDRDLFENRFIELPTPGLVLPKVASYLLVPKAGISEPAQHFMDILQSLYPPMPLVQSGGRT; encoded by the coding sequence GTGGATTTTCGCGTGCTGCAAACGTTTATGGTGGCGGCCACGACAGAAAATTTTCACCAGACAGCAGAAGCGTTGTTCATTGCGCAGCCTACTGTCAGCCAGCATATAAGACAATTGGAAAAGGAGTTGGGGATCAAGCTGTTTGAACGGGTTGGCAAACGCGTTCGATTAACGGCTGCGGGCAAGCGGTACTTGCCACATGCAAAAGGGCTTCTCCAACAGTGGCATAACAGTATGGAGGACTTGCAGGCATGGAGACAGGGCTATCGGGAAAAGCTTCAACTGGCTGTTTCACCGATCATTGCCCGTGCTCGTTTTTCCCATTTGCTGCACCGATACACCAAGCTCTATCCCGATGTAGATATCTCGATTAAAATTGTCGACTCCGTGGAAATTGGCCCGCTAGTTCAAAATGGACAGGCTGATCTGGGATTAACCCGGATGGTGCCGGGAGAATTCCAGTTGTCTACCTATCTTTTGTACGAAGATCCTGTTGTTTTTGCAGTCCCTCACAGCGGCGGAGATATGGAGGCACCTTTGCCTGATTGGGAGCAGGAGGTGCAATCGAACCGTTTGCTGACCCACAATCATCCGGGATACTGGGATGAGTTGCTGTTGCTTTTGCGTCAGAGGGGGCTTTCCTTGCGTACGATGGCTGTTTCGCAGGTAGACATTACGAAGCGATTCATCGAGGATGGATTGGGCGTTTCCTTTTTGCCTCGGACGGCTGTCGATCGGGATTTGTTTGAAAACCGCTTTATTGAACTGCCCACACCTGGCCTTGTTTTACCGAAGGTCGCTTCTTATTTGTTGGTACCCAAGGCGGGGATTAGCGAGCCAGCGCAGCATTTTATGGATATCTTGCAGTCCTTGTATCCACCGATGCCGCTTGTTCAGTCGGGTGGACGGACATAA